A region of the Synechococcus sp. PCC 7502 genome:
CCACCTGAATTTCTCCTACGGATTTTAGTTTAATATCCATTCAGCATATCCTTTTAGTGTGGTTACTCTTAGAAATTAAGTAGTAGAAATTAAGCAGTGGGAATAATTTGAACCTTAATTTTCACTCGCTCCTGAGTATCAGGAAGTTTAACGGTTAATCCCAACGCATCAAAGTCGGCATAGGGTTGCCCATCAATTTCTACAGAGCTAATTTTAATACTACCAGGGGGCAGAATATCTGGAGAAACTCGTAAAATGCCATCGGGGAAACCTTTAGGAAATGGTTTGAAGTATAAATCTAAAGGCTGTTTGGTAATCAGAAGATTAGTATAAACTGCGGATAAATAGCATAACTCCGTAGAATGATAGGCTGACATGGAGTGAGACCCTTTATATCTCTCTGTTCCCATCAAAAATGGCGTACCATTTGCCAGAACATTAAAATAAACAGCACCGTCATCATGGTCGAGGAAGAAGGCATTATAGAATGCCGCGACCTCACGGGCATGTTTTAGATAATCTTCACTAGGCAGTAGTCCATGGAGGATTAAATAGGCAAGGACAGCCTGTTCCTGTTGCCACCAAGCTTTACGATCATGCCAGACAAAGCTAAAGAAATCTTCACCTGGTTGTTTGGTGCGTTCAACCACGTCGTACCAGCCTCCCCGTTGGCGATCGCTACCTGCTTCTGGCATTAGTTCGGCAATTTTTTGAGCAAGGGACACATAGCTATCCTTGGGTTTGAGACTTTGCATCCGCATTAAATTCCAAGCGATTTTGAGGTTATGTCCAACTACAGCCCGATTTTGCTGCCATCCCCAAGATTGATCTTTATCCCAATTTTCAAAGAATTTTTCTTGGACAAACGGGCTATTTTCATAGTCTTGGAAATACTTTTCAATGGTGTCAAAGGTGTCTTCCAACATATCTGCATATTCTTGACGACCAGTGCCTAAATACAGATTTATTAAATAGGCAGGAGCGTGATCACCGACAGAATTCCAGTTTTTACGCGCCTGATTCCGTCCCATAGATGCCGCCCGTGGGTCGAGAGTCAGAGGATCAATATGGGAAAAATAGCCGCCTTGTTCTTGATCTAAGTAAAACTTATTAAATAGATCGATAGTCATCTCCGCATCTTTTAAAATGCGTGGATCACCTGAAATTCGATAGGTTTGATTCGATAGGTTTGAATAGGTCCAGCCAAGGCATAGATTTGTTCATAGGCGGGGATGCAATCGTAGTCATCATCAAATTCAGAGGTTAACAACTTTTGTTCTCGATTTCCCGTTACCTTAACGCCGTGATACCAGTAAATTAGGTCTTCATCTGGATCATAAAACCGCATGTGGTCGCGTAGATATTCTGTCCCCAGTTCCGCCCCTTCTAAAAATCGATCTTCGCCAGTTAATAGAAATGCCGAGGCAAATCCATATACCAATCGAGAAACTGTATCTGTTTCCTGTAAGTAGTCGTCCTTTTGTTTCTCCCCCGTTAACTTCAGCATTGTGCGATATTCTCGGTAGTCAATGGGCTGATTTGGGTAATTAAATTGCCACTTTAGATATTTGTCGGCGATCGAACGGATTTGCTTAATCCACCAGTCTGGTTCTTCATGGCGGTACTTATCAGGGGCATCTCCGGGAAAAACAAGGGATTTAGCTTCAAATTTATGATCGTCTCCCTTGGGGTAAAAAACACCATAGGCAAAAATGTGTTGACCGGGCTTCAATAACTCGTTTAACTGTCCAGTGGCATCAATGTACCCTTCCTCTAAGTTTTGACTAATGCGACCATAGGTGGTTGAGCCAAGGTAGGCTGTATATTCACGTCCTTCAGAAGTTTTGATACCGAAACTTTTATCACTGCGATTAAAGTGAGTAACATAGCCTGTGATAAGGTCTGAAAAAGAAAAGGGAATCTGACTTGGCATTGTTTTTCCTAAGTAAAACTAAAATCGAGAGAATATAAGGATCGATGACAAATAGAGTTAAAAGAGTTAAGTCTTAAGGTATTTGATATTTGGAGTTAATTTTGACTTAGCTAATATCTGCTTTCCCAAAAATGTAAGTATTTTTTTATAAGTTGGCTCCACTGTTACTCTATTTTTGGGGATTAACTTAACAATACTATGCTCCCAGCTTTTTAAACAATTTTCCATAAGTTAGAATGGCTGTAGAGATTAAGTTCTATGTCAGATTCCTACAAATTGTTTTAGAATTTAATAGTTACCTGACAATTTACCTATAAATTAGGTTTACAGTGAACATTATCCGAAACCTTAGATTTAGAGTTTAGTCAAAAACTCAAAGTACGTAAGCAACATGACAACATCTCCAACTCGATCGCCTGCTGTCAAGAATACTGATAAAGACTCTAAAAATGATAATAATATTCTATCAATCAGTGCCAAAAAACCAATTTCTCACACTATTAGGGAAAGACTAGAGATTGCAGGTGCGCCATACCTTGCCAATGATTCTATTGCTGATCATTTATCAGATGCGGAGCGAGAAGAGTTAAAGCTAGAGATTGAAGGTAAGTTGCAGAGCCTATTTGACTCCATGATCATAGATACAAAAAATGATCACAATACCCGTGAAACTGCCCATCGTGTTGCCAAGATGTATGTGGATGAAGTATTTAAGGGACGTTATCACCCCATGCCCAAGGTTACAGATTTTCCTAATGCCAAAGAATTAGATGAAATTTATACCCTCGGTCCAATTACAGTGAGGTCTGCCTGTTCTCATCATTTTGTGCCGATTGTTGGGCAAGCTTGGGTGGGAATTTTACCTAGCGATCGCGTTATTGGCATTTCTAAGTTTAATCGCATTATTGATTGGGTGCTGAGTCGTCCCCATATCCAAGAAGAAGCTGCAGTTATGGTTGCAGATATTATTGAAGACCTAATTAAGCCCAAGGGTATAGCGTTTGTGATTAAGGCACAACATATGTGTATGAGTTGGCGTGGGGTTAAAGAACCAGAAACTCGGATGGTTAACTCGGTAGTTAGAGGGGCATTTAGGGCTGATCCCTACCTCAAAAAAGAATTCTTTGACCTAATTCGTTCCCAAGGTTTTGGCGAATAGTATGAAACGTATTTGGCTTTGTTTAGTTTTAGTTGTATTAGTTGGAATATTAGGGTTTTCTAGTCCTACCTCTGCTAGTCTCCGAGACGATCGCTACGATGGCAATATTTTTGCTTTGTATGGAGGCAATGGTTCCCTAATTCCGCCCAGAGTTACTCTATCTCAGTCATTAAATGAGTTAAATCGTCCTGCACTATTAGTGTTTTATGTAGATGATAGCTCTGACTGTAAACTCTATACCCCTTTGCTCAATCAAGTTCAGGCTTTCTATGGCAAAACCATCAGTATTATTCCCGTTATTGTGGATAGCCTAAAGTTAGATCAACCCACTACTGATCCAACCCAAGAGGCGTTTTACTATCGAGGATTTGTACCGCAAACTGTGCTTATTAGTAGCGATCGCCAAGTAATGTTTGATCAAGAAGGTAAACCAGATTTTGAAGATTTAGAAATACCCATTCGTAAAGTGCTTAATTTACCGCCCAAGGTTACCACTCAACAACGAGATGCTAAGGTCAGACAAATTAATGAGGTTAATCCTTAGTTATTAAAAAAGTTAGAGCCTATTTAATGATTAAGAAATACGTTGGGGTGTCGGGCTGCTCCCCTATAACCCGTACTATATAAACCCACAAAAGACTGTATTAAAAATAAAAAGCTACTTTGCTTTGTTTTGAAAGTTATTTTGTAACTTGCCAATGATCCCGCTTAAAATTGCTCCCGCCATCATAATCCCCAGTACAGGCTGAATTAAGGGCTGCCATAACGACTGCCACACAGATAAGCCTAAATGTAGATGTAGCTGCTCAGCAATTACTGCTGCCATAAACCATGCAAAAAAGAAAAATACCAGAAATAAATCCAGCATTAGTGCTTTATTCAACCAAAATCCTAATTTATCGATCATAATTTACGTTTTTTATGCCTTATAGTTTACCTTCTGAGTCTGGACTTTTTCTAACTTTTGCTGAAGATCGAAATCCTCAGGGTCTTGCGAAATTTTGAACTTTAAGTAGTCAATAATTAAATCTAGAGTATTACAGGCTCTTTTATCTAAAAAATCTGTCAGTTCTTGATTAAGTTCGGAGTCTTCAGGACCGTTAGTGATTTCTTGTTCTAAGTGGGCAATGATTAAATCAAGGGTTTTACGTTCTGATACTTTAATCTTAAGGAAAGTAGCGATCGCCTGCATAATTTTGTCCATATCTACCAATTCTGCCCAGTCATAGGAAATAGATATAGATTGATTATTAGCCAATAATAGACTAATCCAAACCATCATGTATGTGGAAACTTCAAAATCATTATCGACAACCAGATGTAATTCCTGAATGTCTGATAAAGCGATCTGAGTTTTAGTAAAAAGGTTGTGATTAATAGTTAAAGTATTTTGGGACTTGTCAAACTTGAATGTACGCCCCACTACAGTCAATAATACCGATGACCATAGATTGGTGGGAAGGCGATCGCAAATTACTAACTGAGTCTGATCCTGCTGAAAAATATACATACGACAAAGAACATAATTAAGTTTTTAATTGTTGCTTTTGCCAAGGTAAGTCACTGGTTCCCTCTAAGATTAAGTCTTTAACAATTTGAGCCGTAACTGGTGCCATGAGTACGCCATTGCGAAAATGCCCCGTGGCAACTAAGGTGTTTTTGAGATTGGGAATAAAGCCAATGATCGGTGAACCTTGGAATTTAGGTCGAGGGCGATCACCTGCCCAAGTTGATAATATTTTAGCCTTAGCAAAAGCGGGACAAAAACCTATAGCTTGCTCTAATAGTAAATCTACATTCTCAGCCCTTGGTAAAACCTCATAATCAAATTCGACCGTGGCACCGATCAGATATTGATCATTCCCCGCGGGGACAATATTCACATCTTCACAGTGAAGTACACTTTTTAAATCAGTTTGCCAATTAGTTTTTAGTTCGGCTGGGGGTAAATAAACTTGAATTGCCTGTCCTCCCACGGGAAAAAGTACATCGGGTTTAGTTTTAGATTTAAGAACTTGTTGAATTAATGGACTAGAACCTAATCCTGCAGCAAGAATCACCCAGTCAGGAGCCAATTGATCCAACTCATTCAAGTTATGAACAGGGTGATCGCATTTAAACTCAACGCCATTTAATTTAGCGGCGGTAACTAATGCTTGAAGCAGAATATGAGGATTAACTGATCGATCATCAAAGCTATGTAAGCCTACTTTTGCCTGAAATTGGGGATATTGCGATCGCAAACGACTTCCATCTATCCACTCCATCCGAAATCCTTGAGATGCTCTAAGGGCAATTAAAGCCTTCCACTTATCCTCCAGATCACCTTCCAGATTATTGATCAGCATAAAAATGCCGTGGCGATTATAGGGAATATCAATCCCAGTTTTTGCCTCTAATTCTGGGACTAAGCTTTCATACCTGCGCAAACTAGTTAAACGTAAATTTGTTAAAGCCCCATTGTGATTAGTAGTGATACTACAGGCTGCCATCATGACTCCTAAAGCAGATTTGGTCGAACCCTGACCCACTTCAGATTGAGCTTCCAAAACAGTAATGTTTAAATTAGCAATTCCTAACTTAGAAACTTGACTGAGTTCATAGGCGATCGCTGCACCGATAATACCAGCCCCAACGATAATAATTTTGATCATACTTATAGTACTTACGCAGTATAAAAGAAAAATCTAGGTTTAATAGGGGTTTGGGGCTTTACCCCAATTGAGGGCGTAGCCCTCAAACTCCCTTCCATTAGTACTTTGCAAATTTGAGTGCGTAAGTCCTAACTTAATTAGATTGCCAGATTACATCTCGCCATTGGAGCAAAAACTCAGCAATTTTTAAAGCTTGAGACTGATTAAAAAACGGCAAACCCATCCTTTCAATTACCATCCACTCCATGTATACGAGGATTTCTGATATTTTACCCGCCTTAGTACGGACAAAGAGTTCGGGGATGTATCCTTTGTATTCATCTCGTGCTTCGGGATGCCAAGCAATACCAATTGGATCCCAGAGGTAATGTACGACTTCATCTATGACAATCATTAGCTCTTGATCTTTATCCATAACTAGGATCGAGTACGCTTACGCCGTGATGCAGCAGGGGACTGAATTTTAACTTCCGCAATTTCCTCTTGATCATTTTCTGGCTTATTTTCCAGATTTTCTTCGACAACTTCAATGGGCTTTTGAATTACTGAATCTGTCACATCTATAGGCTCTAAATCCACAGGTTCTAAATCCAGATTTGGAGTGAACTTAGTTTCTGATTCGGATTGGGATTCAGTTAATATCCGTTTTTCGGTTTTTGTCGGTTTTGCAGGTTTATCTGTAGATTTATTAAATGCGATCGCTTCCTCAATTTCAAACTTGGGCGTGTAGCTATCAGATACAATATTAGTCTCAGGCAGATCCGCAGGTGCTTCTACCATAGGCGTATTTCTGACGACAGTACCAGGTAAAGCTACCGACACGATCGCCGATTTTGTATCTTTAATTTCCCGATTGATCAAGACTAAAGGTGAAATTCCCATGAGGGCATAGACTTCCTGTTCCTCGGTTGTCATTTCCACGGTGATCAGTTCTGGTGCCTCTAGCTTTGGACGTGGTACTGCCCGTTTGACTTTTTCAGAGATTACTTCGACCACAGGGTCAACTTCGACTTCACTGACTACAGGAATAGCAGGCAGTTTAAGTTCCTTAGGCTCAGAGCGCTTGGGTTTTTCTCTGCTTTCTCTAACTAGTTCTCGTACTTGATCTCTACCTTGATCTATGGCAGTAGAGTTGCGATCATTACCATTGCGTTCATTATCACGCGATCGCCGCCGCCGTCTAGAGCCATTGCGATCGTTATAGCTAGGATGGCTGATTAAATTAGCTTCCGTACCTCCACTTAAGTCTGAAAAAGTATCATCACTACTCGCATCTAAATCAAGCTTAGTCGAAATCCGTAAGTCCCTAGGTAATGCTTCGGCGGACTGTAAAGCACTTTCACCTGGCAAGTGAACCAAATGTCCTAAACCGTTACAGGTGGGACAAGGGCGACCAAATAGCTCATAGATACTTTGTCCTTGGCGTTTGCGGGTTAACTCCACTAAGCCTAATTCAGTAAGTTGGGCAATTTGGGGACGAGATTTATCTGACTGTAATGCCTTGGTAAATTCCTGCAGTAGTTGCATTTGATCACGGCGATTATCCATGTCGATAAAATCAACCACAATTACACCCGCAATATTGCGTAACCGCAGTTGTCGAGCTACTTCTACCGCAGCCTCACAATTTGTCCATAGTACGGTTTCACGGGAAGTTTGAGATTGCGTAAATGAACCAGAGTTAACATCAATGACAGTTAAAGCCTCAGTCGGCGCAATGATAATATATCCACCCGAAGGTAAATCTACCCTTGGGCGTAGGGATTCACGGATAGCGGCATTAACCCGAAAGTACTCCAAAATAGAAGTTCGTTCCTTATGTAGGTCGATCGCAATACTGGCAGGAATATTGCCATCTGCCCAACTAAGTAAATGCTGCTTAACCCGTTTTAGCCCTTCGTTGGTATCAGTAACAATGCGATTAACATCATCGGAATAGGTATCCCGTAGTACCTTTTGAATAAAATCATTATCCCGATTTAATAAATTAGGATGACGGGTGGTATTTGCTTCCTGTTGAATGGCTTCCCATTGTTTTTGCAAGTTACCCAAGTCTTCAATAATCATTTCTTCAGGCATATCCTCTGCCTCGGTGCGGATTAATAAACCCATACCCGATGGCTTAGTTAAAATTCCCAAGGCTCTTAGTCGATTACGTTCCGCCTCGTTTTTTATGCGCTTAGATAGGCTAACCCCACGACCAAAAGGCATTAACACCACATACCGACCAGGCATGGAGATATTACCCGTTAGCCTTGGACCTTTGTTCCCCGTTGGCTCTTTCATCACCTGAACTAGTACTCTTTGTTTGGGAGTCAGTAGTTCACTAATTGAGCCACCCGATCGCCTAAGTTTTAATGGTCCTAAATCGGTAATATGAATAAATCCGTTGCGATCGCCATCCCCAATATTGACAAATGCAGCATCAATACTGACAAGGATATTTTCGACAACTCCCATGTATATATCACCGACTTGATGGGTACCTGTGGCTACAATAATCTCTTCAATCCGATCTTCACTAAATACAGCAGCCGTTCTGTACTGCTCCGCAATAATAATTTGCTTGGGCATCCAAGTTCCTCAAATGTTTTTAAACAGGTTTTGATTAATCCAAAAAGCCTAAGAATATAGCTAGATACTTTTTAAACTAGATACCCTTTAAAGTAGAAAAATATCCAGAAAAAATATCTAGTTGATTAAAAACTACCCATGCAGGTCTATACATCTGTAACATCTTCAGCTTCTAGGACTAAATACTTAGAAGATAGCTGTGTTAAAGGAGTATGTGGAAAGCTCTGCTGTGTTTGGCAAAACTGATACTCAAGATGCTAGTGACTTATAGTAAGGTGCTTGGGCACAATTTGGGAAATTTCCAATTAGACAAGCGCAATCTAATTCTTAGACCGAATGCTTAATTTATGAACAAACAATTAACATCACTGAGCTTTTGTTTGGTTAGCACTCTTAGGAAATATTATATCCTAATATCCTAGGATTTGACTATCACTGATTTTTTTAGATGTGGTGATGACTAGATTTCCGATAATATAGTTGTGCAAGTTCTAGCTAAATTTTGGAGTTTTATCTGATTACTCGTGTTATTTTAGTCCGTCATGGAGAAAGTACTTCTAATAGTGCTGGAATGGTGCAAGGTCGTGGCAATAGTGATCGGCCCGATTTACAACCACCACTAACTCAGAAGGGACAACAACAGGCAAAACTAGCTGGGCTAGCTTTGGCAAACTTAGCTATAGATACGGCTTATTGTAGCCCCCTTGTCAGGGCTAATCAAACAGCAAACTTGATCTTAGAAAATAGATCAATCAACTTAAATACTCACGAAAATCTACGGGAAATTAATTTACCGCAATGGGAAGGTCTAACCTTTGGTGAGGTGCGATCGCAATATCCCGAACAATACAATAATTGGCACCATGCCCCAGAGCAGCTAGAGATGTCCCGACCAACGGGGGAGAAATTTTATCCTGTTTTAGATTTATTTGAGCAGGCACAATCAGTCTGGGCGGAAATTTTACCTAAACATGATGGGCAGACAGTTTTACTTGTGGCACATAGCGGTATTAATCGAGCTTTAATTGCCTCCGCCTTGGGCATCGCCCCATCCCGTTACCATTATCTGCATCAATCTAACTGTGGTATTAGTATTTTGAATTTTAGGCAATCAGGCGAGACCTATACTGCCCAATTAGAGTCTTTAAATTTAGTTAGTCATTTACAAGCGATCAGTGGCGATGTTTTACCCCCGACCAAAAAAGATCATGCTGGTATTAGATTGTTATTAGTTCGTCATGGTGAAACCAACTGGAATCGAGATCAACGCTTTCAAGGACAAATTGATATTCCCTTAAATACTACAGGCGAGCAACAGGCACAAAAAGCCGCCGACTTTCTAGCACAGGTAAAAATTAATCAAGCCTTTAGTAGTTCGATGTTGCGTCCGAAACAAACTGCCGAGATTATCCTCACTAAACATCCCCACCTTTCCCTACAGTTAACCGATTTACTCAAAGAAATTTCCCACGGCAAATGGGAGGGCAAATTAGAAACAGAAATTGAAGCCGAGTTTCCCGGAGAGTTACAAAGATGGCAAAGTACACCTGAATCTGTGCAAATGCCTGAAGGTGAAAACTTAAATGATGTATGGGCAAGGGTAAAAATAGCTTGGCAACAAATTATTGATGCTGTACCCCAGGGAGAAACGGCAATGGTGGTCGCCCATGATGCGGTCAATAAGGCAATTCTTTGTCAGTTATTTAATCTAAGTCCTGCTAGTTTTTGGGCATTTAAGCAGGGTAATGGGGCAGTATCAGTGATTGATTACCCCCATGGAGATGTGCCAGTCCTGCAATCTATGAATATTACTACCCATTTATCTAATAGTGTCTTGGATAGTACAGCCGCAGGAGCTTTATAGGTTATTGACATGGCAACTCTAGGCTGATAATGCGAGACTACGCACACTCAGAACTTGATTGAGGATATTAAGTATGTTTTCATCGGTAATAATGGCACTACCAAATACCGATAGATTGAATTATAGAGACAGTATATTTATCTGGCTTGTAAAGCAATTTTGGCTTCCTCTCGATCATCAAAATGGATTTTCTCAGTACCAATAATTTGATAATCTTCATGTCCTTTACCTGCTATTAAAACTGTATCTCCAGCCTCTGCTTTGGCGATCGCTTCTTTAATACAAATTCTCCGATCTATTTCTACCTTCGCATTTACCTGTTCAGGAACTCCCTTAAGAATATCTTGAAGAATCAATTCGGCATTTTCAGTGCGAGGATTATCGGAAGTGATATAAACCCGATCCGCTAACCGTGCGGCAATTTCTCCCATAATTGGTCTTTTTGTCCGATCACGATCGCCGCCACAACCGAACACACAAATCAATTCTCTTTTTGTAAATGGACGCATTGCCTTCAGTAAATTCTCTAGGCTATCGGGAGTATGGGCATAGTCCACAACCACCGTAATATCTTGATCTTCACTAATTTGCACTTGCTCGACTCGACCTGGCACACTCTTAAATTTGGGTAATCTCTCCACTATTTCTCTTAAGCTAATACCTAATTCTACAGCCGTAGCGATCGCTGCTAGGACATTAGCTAAATTAAAACTACCCACTAAAGGCGAACTAAACGCTATGGCACCAAGGGGTGTATGTAAAGTCGCAGTTACACCATTAGAACTATAGGTAAGATTATCAGTGAAAAAATCCGCCTCAGAATTAGTTAAGCTGTATGTCCATACGGGTTGTTTACGAGATCGACAATCTGCTATTAACCGCACACCATAGGCATCATCGAGGTTAATAACTGCTTTCCCTTTCAGATAATCGGGAGTGAATAATAAAGCCTTCGCTTGAAAATAATCTTCTAAATTCAGATGATAATCTAAATGATCTTGAGTGAGATTAGTAAAAACCGATACGCCAAAGGGACAAGTCCATACCCGCCGTTGAGCCAAAGCATGGGAACTAACTTCCATTACCATCACTTCTTGATTTTGATCCACAGCCTGCTTAAATTGTGCCTGTAAATCTACAGCAAAGGGCGTAGTGTGAGTAGAAATATGTTCGTAGCCTTGCCAACGGGTATAGAGAGTTCCCATTAAACCAGTGGCATATTTATCTTTTAGTAAAAATTCAATGAGGTGAGTAGTCGTAGTTTTCCCGTTTGTTCCAGTTACACCTACTAATTTCAGTTTTTGGACTGGATGATCATAAAAACTAGCAGCAATCTCAGCACAGGCAGTAATAACATCGGGAACGGCGATAACTTGAGGATGGGGTTCTAAGTTACTAGAGCGATCGATAATGGCAGCGATCGCTCCGTTTGCTAATGCTTGGGATACATATTGACTACCATCTGCCTTACTTCCGATCATGGCAATAAATAAATCCCCTGCTTGAACAATGCGCGAATCAGTAACTATTCTCAGGATCAGGTCGTTATCATAACTGGAATTTTGAACTTGATTTTTATATCCTGCTCCACTTAAAAGTTCTGATAATGGAACTCCATCAATAAACTGTATAGACATTTTTATTTCCCCTGATGTATTCTTAGCCCCACTTAAATACCGCTGCACCCCAACTTAATCCCGCCCCAAATCCTGATATGGCAATGGTATCGGAGGTTTTGATTTTATACGATCGTACCGACTCGTCTAAGGCTAAAGGAATTGAAGCGGCAGAGGTGTTGCCATAGTTACTTAAATTAGTAATTACTTTTTCAGGCGCAAAGCCCATGCGTGATTGGACAGCGTCTAAAATTCGTTGGTTAGCCTGATGCAGAATCAGCCAATCTATATCACCAACAGTTAAATTTGCCCGAAATAAAGCCTTATCTAATACTTCTGGTACAGACTTTACGGCAAACCGATAAACTTCACCGCCATTCATCGTAATATGCTCATAACCTGTAGAACCATGACTCAGATTTAGTAAGGGATTCCCTTTGCCATCGCTGCGGAGTTCAAACCCCAAAAGATATTTTTGTTCCGATGCTTGTAAAACCACTGCCCCTGCTCCATCACCAAATAGGATACAAGTACGGCGATCGCTCCAATCTACCCAACGAGATAAAACATCGGCACCAATTAGTAAAATATTGCGGTACGTACCAGTCTGAATAAATTGTGAAGCAGTAACTAAACCAAATACAAACCCTGAACAAGCGGCACTCAAGTCAAAGGCTACGGCTTTTTCTGCCCCTAAAAGATACTGCACCTGAGCGGCAGAACCGAATAGATCATCTGGACTAGAAGTTGCCAGAATAATTAAATCTAAATCCTCTGCTTCTATACCTGCCATAGCGATCGCTTGTTTTCCCGCCACAGTTGCCAAGCTGGCTAAGGATTCTTGATCAGAAGTTATCACTCGCCGTTGACGGATGCCCGTGCGTGAGGCAATCCACTCATCTGATGTTTCAATGGTTTGACTTAATTCATCATTAGTAATAATGCGCTGGGGTAAAGCCGAACCGCTACCAATTATTCTGACTCCATTCATATAATTATTCTGTAACAGCGTTGAGTTCCTTAATTTGGGTACGAATGCGCTCTAAAACTTGATTTTCTACGGCATCTTTTGCTACTCGAATGGCATTGCAAATACTGGAAGCTTTAGAACTACCGTGGGCGATTATACAAACTCCATCCACACCCAATAGTAACGCTCCGCCATACTCGTTATAGTCCATTCTTTGTTTAACCTGTGAAAGATTAGGACGTAAAAATAATAACCCTAGCTTACCCCACCAACCCCTTGGAAGTTCTTCTTTAAGGATTTGCATTGCTACTTTGCCCACACCTTCAGCAAACTTAAGTAATACATTACCCATAAAACCATCACAGACCACCACATCAAAGTCACCTGACATCACATCTCGACCTTCAGCATTACCTGAAAAGGGAATTTGGGGATTATCTTGCAAATTTTGATGCACTTTAACCGCTAAATCATTACCCTTAGATGGTTCTTCCCCAATATTTAAAAGTCCGAGCTTAGGATTTTCCACACCCAGGGCATAGCGACTGTAAAGCAATCCCATCATGGCAAATTGTTCCAAAAACTTGGGACGACAATCCACATTGGCACCTACATCTAATAATAAAACTGGTTTACGGGGAATTAAAGTTGGTAATAATGCCCCGATCGCAGGTCGATCAATTCCTTTTAATCTGCCTAACCTTAATAATGCTGCTGCCATTGCTGCTCCCGTATGTCCTGCGGCAACTACCCCGTCGGCTTTATGTTTCTTGACCAGTTCCATCGAGATGGCGATCGAAGATTTAGGTTTACGC
Encoded here:
- a CDS encoding AGE family epimerase/isomerase gives rise to the protein MTIDLFNKFYLDQEQGGYFSHIDPLTLDPRAASMGRNQARKNWNSVGDHAPAYLINLYLGTGRQEYADMLEDTFDTIEKYFQDYENSPFVQEKFFENWDKDQSWGWQQNRAVVGHNLKIAWNLMRMQSLKPKDSYVSLAQKIAELMPEAGSDRQRGGWYDVVERTKQPGEDFFSFVWHDRKAWWQQEQAVLAYLILHGLLPSEDYLKHAREVAAFYNAFFLDHDDGAVYFNVLANGTPFLMGTERYKGSHSMSAYHSTELCYLSAVYTNLLITKQPLDLYFKPFPKGFPDGILRVSPDILPPGSIKISSVEIDGQPYADFDALGLTVKLPDTQERVKIKVQIIPTA
- a CDS encoding FAD-binding oxidoreductase; this encodes MIKIIIVGAGIIGAAIAYELSQVSKLGIANLNITVLEAQSEVGQGSTKSALGVMMAACSITTNHNGALTNLRLTSLRRYESLVPELEAKTGIDIPYNRHGIFMLINNLEGDLEDKWKALIALRASQGFRMEWIDGSRLRSQYPQFQAKVGLHSFDDRSVNPHILLQALVTAAKLNGVEFKCDHPVHNLNELDQLAPDWVILAAGLGSSPLIQQVLKSKTKPDVLFPVGGQAIQVYLPPAELKTNWQTDLKSVLHCEDVNIVPAGNDQYLIGATVEFDYEVLPRAENVDLLLEQAIGFCPAFAKAKILSTWAGDRPRPKFQGSPIIGFIPNLKNTLVATGHFRNGVLMAPVTAQIVKDLILEGTSDLPWQKQQLKT
- the folE gene encoding GTP cyclohydrolase I is translated as MTTSPTRSPAVKNTDKDSKNDNNILSISAKKPISHTIRERLEIAGAPYLANDSIADHLSDAEREELKLEIEGKLQSLFDSMIIDTKNDHNTRETAHRVAKMYVDEVFKGRYHPMPKVTDFPNAKELDEIYTLGPITVRSACSHHFVPIVGQAWVGILPSDRVIGISKFNRIIDWVLSRPHIQEEAAVMVADIIEDLIKPKGIAFVIKAQHMCMSWRGVKEPETRMVNSVVRGAFRADPYLKKEFFDLIRSQGFGE
- a CDS encoding thylakoid membrane photosystem I accumulation factor, with translation MKRIWLCLVLVVLVGILGFSSPTSASLRDDRYDGNIFALYGGNGSLIPPRVTLSQSLNELNRPALLVFYVDDSSDCKLYTPLLNQVQAFYGKTISIIPVIVDSLKLDQPTTDPTQEAFYYRGFVPQTVLISSDRQVMFDQEGKPDFEDLEIPIRKVLNLPPKVTTQQRDAKVRQINEVNP
- a CDS encoding Rne/Rng family ribonuclease, which codes for MPKQIIIAEQYRTAAVFSEDRIEEIIVATGTHQVGDIYMGVVENILVSIDAAFVNIGDGDRNGFIHITDLGPLKLRRSGGSISELLTPKQRVLVQVMKEPTGNKGPRLTGNISMPGRYVVLMPFGRGVSLSKRIKNEAERNRLRALGILTKPSGMGLLIRTEAEDMPEEMIIEDLGNLQKQWEAIQQEANTTRHPNLLNRDNDFIQKVLRDTYSDDVNRIVTDTNEGLKRVKQHLLSWADGNIPASIAIDLHKERTSILEYFRVNAAIRESLRPRVDLPSGGYIIIAPTEALTVIDVNSGSFTQSQTSRETVLWTNCEAAVEVARQLRLRNIAGVIVVDFIDMDNRRDQMQLLQEFTKALQSDKSRPQIAQLTELGLVELTRKRQGQSIYELFGRPCPTCNGLGHLVHLPGESALQSAEALPRDLRISTKLDLDASSDDTFSDLSGGTEANLISHPSYNDRNGSRRRRRSRDNERNGNDRNSTAIDQGRDQVRELVRESREKPKRSEPKELKLPAIPVVSEVEVDPVVEVISEKVKRAVPRPKLEAPELITVEMTTEEQEVYALMGISPLVLINREIKDTKSAIVSVALPGTVVRNTPMVEAPADLPETNIVSDSYTPKFEIEEAIAFNKSTDKPAKPTKTEKRILTESQSESETKFTPNLDLEPVDLEPIDVTDSVIQKPIEVVEENLENKPENDQEEIAEVKIQSPAASRRKRTRS